In one Pseudomonas fitomaticsae genomic region, the following are encoded:
- a CDS encoding multidrug efflux RND transporter permease subunit, which translates to MAFTDPFIRRPVLATVVSLLIVLLGFQAWSKLPLRQYPQMENALITVTTAYPGANAETIQGYITQPMQQSLASAEGIDYMTSVSRQNFSVISIYARIGSNSDRLFTELLAKANEVKNKLPQDAEDPVLSKEAADASALMYISFFSKELNNPQITDYLSRVIQPKLATLPGMAEAEILGNQVFAMRLWIDPVKLAGFGLSASDVTNAVRQYNFLSAAGEVKGEYVVTSINANTELKSAEAFGKIPLKVSGDSRVLLSDVARVEMGAENYNSISSFGGTPSVYIGIKATPGANPLEVIKEVRKIMPELEAQLPPNLKSEIAYDATLFIQASIDEVVKTLFEAVLIVIVVVFLFLGALRSVVIPVVTIPLSMIGVMFFMQMMGYSINLLTLLAMVLAIGLVVDDAIVVVENIHRHIEEGKTPLEAALEGAREIAMPVVSMTITLAAVYAPIGFLTGLTGALFKEFALTLAGAVVISGIVALTLSPMMCAMLLRHDENPSGLAHRLDRIFDSLKRRYQSMLHGTLNTRPVVLVFAVIVLCLIPVLLKFTKSELAPDEDQGIIFMMANAPQPTNLDYLNTYTDEFIKIFKEFPEYYSSFQINGYNGVQSGIGGFLLKPWNERSRTQMEILPEVQGRLEGIPGLQIFGFNLPSLPGTGEGLPFEFVINTANDYELLLQVADRIKKRAMESGKFAFVDLDLAFDKPEVVVDIDRAKAAQMGVSMQDLGGTLATLLGEAEINRFTIEGRSYKVIAQVERAYRDNPDWLNNYYVKNTQGELLPLSTLITVTDRARPRQLNQFQQLNAAKLSGVPLVSMGEAIDSVLQIAREEAPAGFAFDYGGASRQFVQEGSALWVTFALALAIIFLVLAAQFESFRDPLVILVTVPLSICGALIPLFLGWSSMNIYTQVGLVTLIGLISKHGILIVEFANQLRKEKGLTPREAVEEAAAIRLRPVLMTTAAMVFGMVPLIVATGAGAVSRFDIGTVIATGMSIGTLFTLFVLPCVYTVLAKPDPKA; encoded by the coding sequence ATGGCTTTTACCGATCCGTTCATCCGCCGCCCGGTGCTCGCCACCGTGGTCAGCCTGCTGATTGTGCTGCTGGGCTTCCAGGCCTGGAGCAAACTGCCGCTGCGCCAATACCCGCAAATGGAAAACGCCCTGATCACGGTGACCACCGCGTACCCCGGGGCCAACGCCGAAACCATCCAGGGCTACATCACCCAACCGATGCAACAGAGCCTGGCCAGCGCCGAGGGCATCGACTACATGACCTCGGTCAGTCGCCAGAACTTCTCGGTGATTTCGATCTACGCGCGCATCGGCTCCAACAGCGACCGCTTGTTCACCGAACTGCTGGCCAAGGCCAACGAGGTGAAGAACAAACTGCCTCAGGACGCTGAAGACCCGGTGCTGAGCAAGGAAGCGGCCGACGCCTCGGCGCTTATGTACATCAGTTTCTTCAGCAAGGAGCTGAACAACCCGCAGATCACCGACTACCTGTCGCGGGTGATCCAGCCGAAACTGGCGACCCTGCCGGGCATGGCCGAGGCGGAGATTCTCGGCAACCAGGTGTTCGCCATGCGCCTGTGGATCGACCCGGTGAAACTCGCCGGCTTCGGCCTCAGCGCCAGCGACGTGACCAACGCGGTGCGCCAGTACAACTTCCTCTCCGCCGCCGGCGAAGTGAAAGGCGAGTACGTGGTCACCAGTATCAACGCCAACACCGAACTGAAGTCCGCCGAAGCCTTCGGCAAGATCCCGCTCAAGGTCAGCGGCGACAGCCGGGTGCTGCTCAGCGATGTGGCACGGGTCGAGATGGGCGCGGAAAACTACAACTCGATCAGCTCGTTCGGCGGCACGCCCTCGGTGTACATCGGGATCAAGGCCACGCCCGGCGCAAACCCGCTGGAAGTGATCAAGGAAGTGCGCAAGATCATGCCGGAACTGGAAGCCCAGTTGCCGCCCAACCTCAAGAGCGAGATCGCCTACGACGCCACGCTGTTCATCCAGGCCTCCATCGACGAAGTGGTGAAAACCCTGTTCGAGGCGGTACTGATCGTGATCGTGGTGGTGTTCCTGTTCCTCGGTGCACTGCGTTCGGTAGTGATTCCGGTGGTGACCATTCCGCTGTCGATGATCGGCGTGATGTTCTTCATGCAGATGATGGGCTACTCGATCAACCTGCTGACCCTGCTGGCGATGGTGCTGGCCATCGGGCTGGTGGTGGACGACGCGATTGTGGTGGTGGAAAACATCCACCGGCACATCGAGGAAGGCAAGACACCACTGGAGGCCGCGCTCGAAGGCGCACGGGAAATCGCCATGCCGGTGGTGTCGATGACCATCACCCTGGCGGCGGTGTACGCACCGATCGGTTTTCTCACCGGGCTGACCGGGGCGCTGTTCAAGGAGTTTGCACTGACCCTGGCCGGGGCGGTGGTGATCTCCGGCATCGTCGCCCTGACCCTGTCGCCGATGATGTGCGCCATGCTGCTGCGCCATGACGAAAACCCCAGCGGCCTGGCCCATCGACTGGACCGGATTTTCGACAGCCTCAAGCGTCGCTATCAGAGCATGCTGCACGGCACGCTCAACACCCGGCCGGTGGTGCTGGTGTTTGCGGTGATCGTGCTGTGCCTGATTCCGGTGCTGCTCAAGTTCACCAAGTCGGAACTGGCTCCGGACGAGGATCAGGGCATCATTTTCATGATGGCCAACGCCCCGCAGCCGACCAACCTCGATTACCTGAACACCTACACCGACGAGTTCATCAAGATCTTCAAGGAGTTTCCGGAGTACTACTCCTCGTTCCAGATCAACGGCTATAACGGCGTGCAGAGCGGCATCGGCGGTTTCCTGCTCAAGCCGTGGAACGAGCGCAGCCGCACGCAAATGGAAATCCTCCCCGAGGTACAGGGGAGACTCGAGGGCATTCCGGGCCTGCAGATCTTCGGTTTCAACCTGCCCTCCCTGCCCGGCACCGGCGAAGGCCTGCCGTTCGAGTTCGTGATCAACACCGCCAATGACTACGAGCTGTTGCTGCAAGTGGCCGACAGGATCAAGAAGCGCGCCATGGAGTCGGGCAAGTTCGCCTTCGTCGACCTTGATCTGGCGTTCGACAAACCCGAAGTGGTGGTCGATATCGACCGCGCCAAGGCCGCACAGATGGGCGTGTCGATGCAGGATCTGGGCGGCACCCTCGCCACCTTGCTCGGCGAAGCCGAGATCAATCGGTTCACCATCGAAGGCCGCAGCTACAAGGTCATCGCCCAGGTCGAACGGGCCTACCGCGACAACCCGGACTGGCTGAACAATTACTACGTGAAAAACACTCAGGGCGAACTGCTACCGCTGTCGACCCTGATCACCGTGACCGACCGCGCCCGGCCACGGCAACTCAACCAGTTCCAGCAGCTCAACGCAGCGAAGCTGTCCGGGGTCCCGCTGGTGAGCATGGGCGAAGCCATCGACAGCGTGTTGCAGATCGCCCGGGAAGAAGCCCCGGCCGGCTTTGCCTTTGATTACGGCGGCGCCTCCCGGCAGTTCGTCCAGGAAGGCAGTGCGCTGTGGGTAACTTTTGCCTTGGCGCTGGCGATCATTTTCCTGGTGCTGGCGGCGCAGTTCGAAAGCTTCCGCGACCCGCTGGTGATTCTGGTGACCGTGCCGTTGTCGATCTGCGGAGCGCTGATTCCGTTGTTCCTCGGCTGGTCGAGCATGAACATCTACACCCAGGTCGGGCTGGTGACGCTGATCGGGCTGATCAGCAAGCACGGGATCCTGATCGTCGAGTTCGCCAACCAGTTACGCAAGGAGAAGGGCCTGACACCCCGTGAGGCGGTGGAGGAAGCGGCGGCGATTCGTCTGCGCCCGGTGTTGATGACCACCGCGGCAATGGTGTTTGGCATGGTGCCGCTGATTGTGGCCACCGGTGCCGGCGCGGTTAGCCGTTTCGACATCGGAACCGTGATTGCCACAGGGATGTCGATCGGGACGTTGTTTACGCTGTTTGTCCTGCCGTGCGTTTACACCGTGCTGGCAAAACCCGATCCCAAGGCATGA
- a CDS encoding efflux RND transporter periplasmic adaptor subunit gives MLRRRMLIMLGVVLLIVLLLAGYKAFSIYTMIQGFSKPKPPISVAVATAVERPWQMRLPTVGTLKALQGVDLSLENAGTVTELKFESGQKVKAGQPLLQLDSAVEAAFLETAKADLGLAQLDYGRGSQLVGSSAISKGEFDRLSAQLQKNKATVNQLNAALAKKRIVAPFSGTIGIRLVDIGDYLASGTKIATLQDLSSLYADFYVPEQSVPKLAIGQPVQITVAAYPGQNFTGAITAINPIVESTTRNILVRATLANPDGKLLPGMFTSVEVLLPDPQKHIVVPESAITYTLYGNSTYVVTQKKAEDGTVEKDDKGQPVLIAERRFVETGERRDGQVMINKGVQSGEQVVTAGQIKLDNGAHIAISDDKTLGEQNSPPRAD, from the coding sequence ATGCTGCGTCGCCGCATGCTGATCATGTTGGGTGTTGTACTGCTGATCGTTCTGCTTCTCGCCGGTTACAAGGCCTTCTCGATCTATACGATGATCCAGGGCTTTTCGAAGCCGAAGCCGCCGATCAGCGTCGCCGTGGCCACGGCCGTCGAGCGCCCGTGGCAGATGCGTCTGCCCACCGTCGGCACGCTGAAGGCGCTGCAAGGCGTCGACCTGAGTCTGGAGAACGCCGGCACCGTCACCGAGCTGAAGTTCGAATCGGGGCAGAAGGTCAAGGCCGGCCAGCCCTTGCTGCAACTGGACAGCGCCGTCGAAGCGGCCTTCCTCGAAACCGCCAAGGCCGATCTCGGCCTCGCGCAGCTGGATTACGGTCGCGGCAGTCAGCTCGTCGGCAGCAGCGCCATCTCCAAAGGCGAATTCGACCGGCTCTCGGCGCAGTTGCAAAAGAACAAGGCCACGGTCAATCAACTCAATGCGGCGCTGGCGAAAAAACGCATCGTCGCGCCCTTCAGCGGCACCATCGGCATCCGCCTCGTCGACATCGGCGACTACCTCGCCAGCGGCACCAAGATCGCCACCCTGCAGGACCTGAGCAGCCTCTACGCCGACTTCTATGTGCCTGAACAGTCGGTGCCGAAACTGGCCATTGGTCAGCCGGTGCAGATTACGGTCGCGGCGTATCCCGGCCAGAATTTCACCGGCGCCATCACCGCGATCAACCCGATCGTCGAAAGCACCACCCGCAACATTCTGGTCCGCGCCACCCTGGCCAACCCCGACGGCAAGTTGCTGCCGGGCATGTTCACCAGCGTCGAGGTGCTGCTGCCGGATCCGCAGAAACACATCGTGGTTCCGGAAAGTGCGATCACCTACACCCTCTACGGCAACTCGACGTACGTGGTCACCCAGAAAAAAGCCGAAGACGGCACCGTCGAAAAGGACGACAAGGGCCAACCGGTGCTGATTGCCGAGCGTCGGTTCGTCGAGACCGGCGAACGCCGCGATGGCCAGGTGATGATCAACAAGGGCGTGCAGAGCGGCGAACAGGTGGTGACGGCCGGCCAGATCAAACTGGACAACGGCGCCCACATTGCCATCAGCGACGACAAGACCCTCGGCGAGCAGAACAGTCCGCCCCGCGCCGACTGA
- a CDS encoding lipopolysaccharide kinase InaA family protein — protein MAVQFAAEAEVAPKDRFDYYWNQRGEWVEEPNVRRGGESGVQRVVGRDGQLLYAKRQTGHIYRSWLHPFGRPTVLRELDALTGVSRLGVRVPEIVFCGAQPDPKFKWRALLVTKSLDGFQELEHWEAGGGREQYGEAVYERVLKDLAENLARMHKGRWQHSCIYIKHVFVRVTGTGESAKVEVALIDLEKCRQRLTAHRAAAHDMKQLRRHSSFNATDWKKLVYFYETAFGSAIKGL, from the coding sequence ATGGCAGTGCAATTTGCAGCAGAGGCGGAAGTCGCTCCCAAGGATCGCTTCGACTACTACTGGAACCAGCGTGGTGAATGGGTCGAGGAACCCAATGTACGCCGTGGGGGCGAAAGTGGTGTGCAGCGTGTGGTGGGGCGCGATGGTCAACTGCTGTATGCCAAACGTCAGACAGGCCATATCTATCGCAGTTGGCTGCACCCGTTCGGACGGCCGACCGTGTTGCGCGAGCTGGATGCGCTGACCGGGGTTTCCCGTCTCGGTGTCCGGGTGCCTGAAATCGTGTTCTGCGGTGCCCAGCCCGATCCGAAATTCAAGTGGCGTGCACTGTTGGTGACCAAATCCCTCGATGGCTTTCAAGAGCTTGAGCATTGGGAAGCGGGCGGCGGTCGCGAGCAATATGGCGAAGCCGTCTATGAGCGCGTGCTCAAGGACCTCGCCGAAAACCTGGCGCGCATGCACAAGGGCCGTTGGCAGCACAGCTGCATCTACATCAAGCATGTTTTTGTACGAGTGACCGGCACGGGCGAGTCGGCCAAAGTCGAAGTCGCCCTGATCGATCTGGAAAAGTGCCGTCAACGTCTGACCGCTCATCGCGCGGCCGCCCATGACATGAAGCAATTGCGCCGCCACTCGTCGTTCAACGCAACGGACTGGAAAAAACTCGTCTACTTTTATGAGACGGCGTTTGGCAGCGCTATCAAAGGTTTATAG
- a CDS encoding class I SAM-dependent methyltransferase has protein sequence MAGPIKLDFSEKYDDKHAQKYLRKHQDGLGRRLSNWRDQQLARKALTLVGEPGLVLDLPCGAGRFWPMLAEKPNRVIIGADNSESMIKTAMQAQPADVVKRVQPLHTSAFDIALPDNAVDSIFCMRLLHHIGEAEHRRAILREFERVTRDSVIISLWVDGNFKAWKRKRAEHRRGQEGYQNRFVLPAATVEKEFEEAGFRIQEQLDFIPLYAMWRVYVLRKR, from the coding sequence ATGGCCGGCCCGATCAAACTCGATTTTTCCGAAAAGTACGACGACAAGCATGCGCAGAAATACTTGCGCAAACACCAGGATGGTCTGGGGCGTCGTTTGTCCAACTGGCGGGATCAGCAGTTGGCCCGCAAGGCGCTGACCCTGGTCGGTGAGCCGGGTCTGGTCCTCGACCTGCCGTGCGGTGCGGGGCGTTTCTGGCCGATGCTGGCGGAAAAACCCAACCGAGTGATCATCGGGGCGGACAACTCCGAGTCGATGATCAAGACCGCCATGCAGGCACAACCGGCGGATGTGGTGAAACGGGTACAACCCTTGCACACGTCTGCGTTCGACATCGCCTTGCCTGATAACGCCGTGGACAGCATTTTCTGCATGCGACTGCTGCATCACATCGGTGAAGCCGAGCACCGCCGGGCGATTCTGCGCGAGTTCGAGCGCGTCACCCGGGACAGCGTGATCATTTCGCTGTGGGTCGACGGCAATTTCAAGGCCTGGAAACGCAAACGCGCCGAGCACCGGCGTGGGCAGGAGGGTTACCAGAACCGGTTTGTGTTACCGGCCGCAACAGTTGAAAAGGAATTCGAAGAAGCAGGATTCCGGATCCAGGAACAACTGGACTTTATTCCGCTCTATGCCATGTGGCGAGTTTATGTATTACGCAAGAGGTAA
- a CDS encoding phosphatase PAP2 family protein: MVSISARPASRPLNVWLCLGIPAVAAVILVLLELTDLDMDLARLFYDPVAGDFIGRHSYFLEDILHDRAKQVVIAFSVFAILGLIGAFFIERLKPFKRELGCLVLSLGLATSFVTPVKAVTAVQCPWSLEQFGGHETYSKLLDHRPPTDKPGRCWPGGHAATGFTLFALFFVLRDRRPRLARQAFIFAFALGSVFSISRMMQGAHFFSHNVWTAIFCWLICLGSYYWVLYRPATKNQATSLAQPANA; this comes from the coding sequence ATGGTTTCGATCTCTGCCCGCCCTGCTTCAAGGCCTTTGAATGTATGGCTTTGCCTGGGCATTCCCGCCGTCGCGGCGGTCATTCTGGTGTTGCTGGAGCTGACCGACCTGGACATGGATCTGGCCCGGCTGTTTTACGATCCGGTGGCGGGAGACTTCATCGGCCGGCACAGTTACTTTCTCGAAGACATCCTCCACGACCGCGCCAAACAAGTGGTGATCGCCTTTTCGGTGTTTGCCATCCTCGGACTCATCGGTGCGTTTTTCATCGAGCGGCTCAAACCGTTCAAGCGTGAACTGGGTTGTCTGGTGTTGTCGCTGGGTCTGGCCACCTCGTTTGTCACGCCGGTGAAAGCCGTGACAGCGGTGCAATGCCCCTGGAGCCTTGAACAGTTCGGCGGTCACGAAACCTATAGCAAGCTGCTGGATCATCGCCCGCCTACCGACAAGCCTGGTCGTTGCTGGCCGGGTGGTCATGCGGCCACCGGTTTCACCTTGTTTGCGCTGTTCTTCGTGCTGCGTGACCGTCGTCCGCGACTGGCCCGTCAGGCGTTCATCTTTGCCTTTGCGCTGGGTTCGGTGTTCTCGATCAGCCGGATGATGCAGGGCGCGCACTTCTTCTCCCACAACGTGTGGACGGCGATCTTCTGCTGGCTGATCTGTCTGGGTTCGTATTACTGGGTTCTGTATCGCCCGGCAACCAAGAACCAGGCCACATCGCTGGCACAACCCGCCAACGCCTGA
- a CDS encoding sensor histidine kinase, translating into MEFKQSLAQRIIIAFALMSALVAGAFAMGIVATVHLVEEKLISAGLGGDLQRLLLMDNVSDWSHRPEPDQLFYFSGGPGDFELPKDLRHLDSGFHEVFREQLSYHAMVEVVDGRRYVLLQDQSDFEERERVLFAVVLVGFVLSLALAVFLGWVLARKVMAPVVRLARQVRHRDQLLGLAPPLAPDYAADEVGELAVAFDATLGRLRQALTRERLFTSDVSHELRTPLMVLASSCELLLENPGIDQRGKAQVQRIARASEEMRELVQTFLMLARAQREDAGAAPRHTLAQVADGLLCLWREPIESKGLQLIFEPGNPPDTCYNATLLNAVMGNLLRNALHYTEQGFIRLTLHANGFVVEDSGVGIPEEKREAMFQPFVRGNEKRGEGLGLGLSLVQRICENQGWSVTLSTMEPNGCRFEVVLGKQ; encoded by the coding sequence ATGGAGTTTAAGCAAAGCCTTGCCCAGCGGATCATCATCGCCTTTGCGCTGATGAGTGCGCTGGTGGCCGGCGCGTTTGCGATGGGCATCGTCGCGACCGTGCACCTGGTCGAGGAAAAACTCATATCCGCCGGGTTGGGCGGGGATCTGCAACGCCTGCTGCTGATGGACAACGTCTCGGACTGGAGCCACCGGCCGGAGCCGGATCAGCTGTTCTACTTCAGCGGCGGGCCGGGCGACTTCGAGCTGCCCAAGGATCTGCGGCACCTGGATTCGGGTTTCCATGAAGTCTTTCGCGAGCAGCTGTCGTACCACGCCATGGTCGAGGTGGTCGACGGTCGCCGCTATGTGCTGCTGCAGGATCAAAGCGATTTCGAAGAGCGCGAGCGCGTGCTGTTCGCCGTGGTGCTGGTGGGCTTCGTGCTCAGTCTGGCGTTGGCGGTGTTCCTTGGCTGGGTGCTGGCGCGCAAGGTAATGGCCCCGGTGGTGCGTCTTGCCCGCCAGGTGCGCCATCGCGACCAGTTGCTCGGGCTGGCGCCTCCGCTGGCGCCGGATTACGCGGCAGACGAGGTGGGCGAACTGGCGGTGGCGTTCGACGCTACGCTCGGGCGCCTGCGTCAGGCGCTGACGCGGGAGCGCTTGTTTACCAGCGACGTCAGCCACGAATTGCGAACACCTCTGATGGTATTGGCCAGTTCCTGTGAACTGCTGCTGGAAAACCCGGGTATCGATCAGCGCGGCAAGGCTCAGGTCCAGCGCATTGCGCGTGCCAGTGAAGAAATGCGTGAGCTGGTGCAGACCTTCCTGATGCTCGCTCGTGCCCAACGCGAAGATGCAGGCGCCGCCCCCCGGCACACCCTCGCGCAAGTGGCCGACGGCTTGCTTTGTCTGTGGCGCGAGCCCATCGAATCCAAGGGCTTGCAGCTGATTTTCGAGCCGGGCAATCCGCCCGACACCTGTTACAACGCGACGCTGCTCAATGCCGTGATGGGCAATTTGCTGCGCAACGCCTTGCACTACACCGAGCAGGGTTTCATTCGACTGACGCTTCATGCCAACGGCTTTGTGGTCGAGGATTCGGGCGTAGGCATACCCGAGGAAAAACGCGAGGCGATGTTCCAGCCTTTTGTACGCGGCAACGAAAAACGCGGTGAAGGGTTGGGATTGGGGCTGTCACTGGTTCAACGCATCTGCGAGAACCAGGGCTGGAGCGTCACGTTGAGCACGATGGAACCCAATGGCTGCCGTTTCGAGGTCGTTCTGGGCAAGCAGTGA
- the colR gene encoding two-component system response regulator ColR, with protein sequence MRILLVEDNRDILANLADYLGLKGYTVDCAQDGLSGLHLAATEHYDLIVLDIMLPGIDGYTLCKRLREDARRDTPVIMLTARDQLDDRLQGFKSGADDYLVKPFALSELAARVEAVMRRTQGGGRRALQVGDLSYDLDTLEVTREGKLLKLNPVGLKLLAVLMQKSPHVLRREILEEALWGDDCPDSDSLRSHVHQLRQVIDKPFAKPLLHTVHGVGYRLAEGRDGV encoded by the coding sequence ATGCGAATTCTATTGGTCGAAGACAACCGCGATATCCTGGCCAATCTGGCCGATTACCTGGGGCTCAAAGGCTATACCGTCGATTGCGCCCAGGACGGTCTGTCGGGCCTGCATCTGGCCGCCACCGAGCATTACGACCTGATCGTGCTCGACATCATGCTGCCGGGAATCGACGGCTACACCCTGTGCAAGCGCCTGCGCGAAGACGCTCGTCGCGATACGCCGGTGATCATGCTCACCGCCCGCGATCAGCTCGACGACCGCCTGCAGGGCTTCAAGTCCGGGGCCGACGATTATCTGGTCAAGCCATTCGCGCTGTCGGAACTGGCGGCCCGGGTCGAGGCCGTGATGCGCCGCACCCAGGGCGGCGGTCGTCGTGCCTTGCAGGTCGGCGATCTGAGCTACGACCTCGATACCCTCGAAGTGACCCGCGAAGGCAAATTGCTCAAGCTCAACCCGGTCGGCCTCAAGCTGCTGGCGGTGCTGATGCAAAAGAGTCCGCATGTCCTGCGCCGGGAAATTCTCGAAGAAGCGCTGTGGGGCGATGACTGCCCGGACAGCGACAGCCTGCGCAGCCATGTCCACCAGTTGCGTCAGGTGATTGACAAGCCGTTCGCCAAGCCATTGCTGCACACCGTGCACGGCGTGGGTTATCGCCTGGCCGAGGGTCGCGATGGAGTTTAA
- a CDS encoding DUF1513 domain-containing protein, whose protein sequence is MLRRQALTLGSLLLGAVTLGGWTLFKRKDQSPLLLSARDDTDGKHYAVGYRLDGTQVFATEVGQRCHDIINHPTLPIALFVARRPGTESYLIDLRNGGLLQTVTSQPNRHFYGHAVIHHSGDYLYATENDTTDPGRGLLGVYKFEGERLVHSGEISTHGLGPHQVSWMPDGETLVVANGGIRTEAESRVDMNLDAMEPSLVLMQRDGTLLSKETLAQQMNSVRHLGIASDGTIVAGQQFMGPSHERSELLAIKRPGQPFVAFPVPEHQLQSMGHYTASVAVHSDLRLVALTAPRGNRFFIWDLDSGEVRLDAPLPDCAGVGAVKDGFVVTSGQGRCRYYDCRQDDLLAKPLDLPAGLWDNHLHLMA, encoded by the coding sequence ATGCTGCGACGCCAGGCTCTGACTTTAGGTAGTTTGCTGCTGGGAGCAGTGACACTGGGCGGCTGGACGCTGTTCAAACGCAAGGACCAAAGCCCGCTGCTGCTGTCGGCGCGGGACGACACCGACGGTAAGCACTACGCCGTCGGTTATCGGCTGGACGGCACTCAGGTGTTTGCCACCGAAGTCGGCCAGCGCTGCCACGACATCATCAATCACCCGACGCTGCCGATCGCGCTGTTCGTTGCCCGTCGGCCGGGCACCGAGAGCTACCTGATCGACCTGCGCAACGGTGGATTGCTGCAAACCGTGACGTCGCAGCCGAACCGGCATTTCTACGGCCACGCGGTGATCCATCACAGCGGCGACTACCTGTACGCCACCGAAAACGACACCACCGATCCGGGCCGTGGCCTGCTCGGGGTGTACAAATTCGAAGGCGAACGGCTGGTGCACAGCGGCGAGATTTCCACCCACGGTCTCGGCCCGCATCAGGTGTCGTGGATGCCCGACGGTGAAACTCTGGTGGTGGCCAACGGCGGGATCCGCACCGAGGCCGAAAGCCGGGTCGACATGAACCTCGACGCCATGGAGCCGAGCCTGGTGCTGATGCAGCGCGACGGCACCCTGCTGAGCAAGGAAACCCTCGCCCAGCAGATGAACAGCGTGCGCCATCTGGGGATCGCCAGCGACGGCACCATCGTCGCCGGCCAGCAATTCATGGGGCCTTCCCACGAGCGCTCGGAGCTGCTGGCGATCAAACGTCCCGGCCAGCCGTTCGTGGCGTTCCCGGTGCCGGAGCATCAGTTGCAGTCGATGGGTCATTACACCGCCAGTGTCGCCGTGCACAGCGACCTGCGTCTGGTGGCACTGACCGCACCGCGCGGCAACCGCTTCTTCATCTGGGACCTGGACAGCGGCGAAGTGCGCCTCGACGCCCCGTTACCCGACTGCGCCGGCGTCGGTGCGGTGAAGGACGGGTTCGTCGTGACCTCCGGTCAGGGACGCTGCCGCTACTACGATTGCCGTCAGGACGATCTGCTGGCCAAACCGCTGGATTTGCCCGCAGGGCTCTGGGACAACCATCTTCATCTGATGGCCTGA